The following is a genomic window from Vitis vinifera cultivar Pinot Noir 40024 chromosome 6, ASM3070453v1.
atttgtaatactattttattatttatattattattatttattttaaatttatcatatcaaaatcacaataagtgatgatacttttatcttttttcttattgttttaatttgagGGATCTcactttttgtttggttaaaatcttcaattttttaattataataaaatattttttttcataaaacaattgtagttaaccttttatattaatttcataaaaataggTATATCCtcaagaaaaatatgtatatccATTCACAGGGAACCGAAACCCCTATCTCCATTATCATGGTCTATATATTCATTTGGAAACCCTCGATAAGTGATTAAAGGTCCTTCCCTAGGTACATTCTTAACAAAAATAGGTACAGGTTCTCCCTTAagtacatccttaacaaaaataGGTACATCCATTCTTAGGGAAATCGAAAACTTTATCTCCCTCCTCATACTCCAATATTCTTTTAGGGACCCTCGAGAAGGGATTAGAGGTTGTTCCTTACCCTAGAACAAACcatggaaccctaggtacatctttaagaaaatttggtacatctaatcctcGGACTACCGAGACCCCTATTTCCCTTCCTATGGTTCTTCTGTTCATTTGGGGACAATCGAGAAATGATTGGAAGTCGTTCCCTACTCCGGAATGGATATTGGAGCCCTAGGTacatcttaaaaaaatttggtacatccaatccttgggCCAATGGGACACCTATCTCCTTACCCATAGTCTATTTGTTTCTTTGGGGAcccttgggaagtgattggaggttgttaCCCACCTCGGAATGGACTTTGGTAGTCTTGgtacattttttataaaatttgttacatccttaaaaaaatttgttacatTCAATCCTTCCTATCTCATTATTCATGGTCCGTTTATTCTTTTAggggatctttgggaagtgattggaggttgttccctACCCTAAAACGGACTTTGAAACCTAGGTACATCcctaagaaaatttgatacattcttaaaaaatttgatacatccaatccttgggCTACCAGGACACTTATCTATTTTCTCATAGTCCATATTATCTTTTGAGGACCCTCAAGTAGTGAGTGAAGGTTATTCATCACTTTAGAACTAACTTTGGAATcttaggtacatccttaagaaaatttggtacattcttaaaaaaatttggtacatcaaaTCTTTGAGCTACCGGGACCCTTATTTCCCTTCTTGTGGTCCATTTGTTCATTTGGGGACCCTCGAGTAatgattggaggtcgttccccACCTTCGGAACGAACTTTGAAACTCTAagtatgtatttaaaaaaatttggtacatctaatccttgaTCTATCGAGAGCTTTATCTttcttcccatggtccatttgtTCTTTTAGGGACCTCAGGCagtgattggaggtcattcTCCACCCTGAAACTGACTTTGGAACCTTAGGTACacccttaagaaaatttggtacaccCATGTATTTAGAGGCAGAGTCTAAACTTATATCACACATCAAATAAGCAcccaacaaataaataaataaaagtaaatgcATTGTGTGATGTTTGTTATAGACAATACATTTCAATATTTAACACATTAATGTCATACCATAAAGTGTTAATGAAACTAACTTGGATTATTCATAATCTAAATGAGGCATTAATATATAATGACTATAGGTGTGATTGTGACAATTGTTATAAGTAATTAGTTTTGACAAGattatttacaaatatatatttaagcAATTAAATACTTAATGGGGTCTAGGTTGgggaataaaataatttatacttattttgtaaatgatgtaagTATTTTTGTAAGGAATATATGTGTTATTGGAAATATTTTTGAGCATATGtaatttcttgatatatatgtacaaaaaaaaaagtgaaattaaaGATGCACATCCATTCCTTATAAGGAAGTACCTAGGGTTTCGAAGCTTTTTCCAAGGAGGagaacaacctccaatcacttctcaAGGGtccttaaaggaacaaacagaccatgggtaataagataggggtatTGGTATATCGAgaattggatgtaccaaattttgtaaaagatatAACAAgagttccaaagtccattttgggTGGGaaatgacctccaatcactttctCATGGGTTTCCAAAGGAACAAATGGACCATGGATAATAATATAGGAGTCTTGGTGGCTCGAGGATTGGATGCaacaaattttgttaaggatataccaaattttgtaatgGATGTACCTAGGATTCTGAAGTCCATTCTGGGGTGaggaacgacctccaatcatTTCCTAAGGGTCCCTAAAGAAACAAACGGACCATAGGAACTAAGATAACACtcgaggattggatgtaccaaattttcttaaagatgtaccaagttttgttaaggatgtctcaaattttgtaaagaatgtacCAAGGGCTTCAAAGTTCGTTTCGAGTGGAGAACAACCTCTAATTACTTCTCCATGGATTCtcaaaggaataaatggaccatggaTAATAATATAGGAGTCTTGGTAGCCTgaggattagatgtaccaaaatttcttaaggatgcactaaattttgtaaatgatatgcCTAGGGTTCTGTAGTCCGTTCGAGGGTAGGAAACAACCTCTAATCATttcccaaagatccctaaaggaataaacggaCCATgtgtaataagataggggtacTGGTAGCttaaggattggatgtatcaaatttttttaaggatgtgccaaatttttttaaggatgtaccaaattttgttaaggatgcACTAAATTTGGTAAAAGATGTATCAAGgattccaaagtccatttcgaGGTAAagaacaacctccaatcacttctcaAGGGTCCCCAAAAagaataaatggaccatggggAATGAGATAAGTGTCTCGTTAGCCCAAGGATTTGATGTATtgaattttcttaagaatatacCTAGGTTTCCAAAATTCATTCTAAGGTGGGGAttgacctccaatcacttctcaAGGGTTCCCAAAGGAACAAATGGACCATGAGAAAAGAGATAGGTGTCTCGGTAACtcgaggattggatgtaccaaaatttcttgAGGATGTACCCATGGTTGCAAAGTTCGTTTCGGGGTGGGGAACAATACCTCCAAACATTTCCCAAGAGTCTCTTAAGGAACATATGGACCATGAGAAGAGAGATAGGGGTCTTGTTAGTctaaggattggatgtaccaaattttcttaaggatgtatcTAATGTTGCAAAATCAGTTTTAGGGTGGGGAACGACCTTCAATCATTGCCCGAGGtccccaaataaataaatggaccATGAGAAGGGAGATAGGGGTCTTGGTAACATAAGGATTGGATAtactaaattttcttaaggatgtaccaaatttccttaagaATGTACTTAAGATTTCAAAGTCTGTTCCAGGGTAGGGATTGATCtctaatcacttcccaaagacTTTTAAAGGAATAAACGGACTATGACCAATAAGATAGGGCTCCCAATAGCtcaaggattagatgtaccaaatttttttaaggatgtaccaaatttcgtTAAGagtgtaccaaattttgtaaagaaaataccaaattttgtaaatgatgtgttaagggttccaaagtctgtTCCGAGGTGGGAAACGACTTCCAATCACTTCTTGAGGGTCCCTAAAAGAATAAATGGACTATGGAAAAAGAGATAACTGTCTTGTTAGCCAAAGGATTGgatgtactaaatttttttaaggatgtacctagggttccaaaatTCATTCTAGGATAGGGAACGACCTTAAATCATTTCCCGAGGGTCCCTAAAGAACAAACGAACCATGGGAAGGAAGATAGGGGTCTTGATAGCTTTAGGattggatataccaaattttcttaaggatataCCTAGGGTTCCATGGTTCGTTCCAAGGTTGGGAACGACCTCTAATCCCTTCCCAAGGGTCCTTAAAGGAATATATGGACTAtgagaaggaagaaaaaggtTATGGTTTCCCTAAGAATGGATGTACCTATTTTTATCAAGGATATACCTAGGGGGGAGGACCTCTAATCATTTATTAAGGgtccccaaaggaatatataggCAATGATAATGAAGATAGGGGTCTTGGTTCCCTTAGGAATGAATATACTTGTTTTTCTTAAGGATTtacctattttttatgaaattaatataaaaagttgaatacaatttttttttaatggaaaaatatattttcttttatattttattttaattaaaaattgaagattttaaccaaaaaaagaagaagtgaaATCCACGATCAAgttaaaaccaaatatatatatatatatatatatatatatatataaaagcaccatcacttattgtgattttgatatgataaatttaaaataaaaataaaaataatataaaaataaaatagtattacaaagttctaaaaaacttatgtattttttggtgATGTATAGTTACATGATTTCCCCTAGAATTAAACTTCGATTCAGGCATGATTGGACACTGCTTATGGGACTGACCATGGTAAGGTGGCCCTACTGACATAAAAGAAAGTGAATTATAATTCATATTAGCGAGTAGTGTGGAGTAGTCTCAAGAATGATCCTATGATCTTCACATAAAGAGTGAAAGAGGTTGGACTATTATTCGTTTCCTATTAGTTCTAAGGCTCTTAATTTTCCTACTTGGTTTTTTATTTCagtcttatatttttgtgaaagcaTCTCTTGCTTTCTCAAAATATACCCTTGTATACTTGTCTATGTATACCTTgtcatttataaaaattatacaaaatctTTTACCACCTTTagtcattatattttttaaatctccTAAGTAACTAAAAATTAGACTTTGCAGCTTTGATTATCTTTCCATAGTTTTACATGTTTTCTTTGTGGATTTAGATTTCAAACCTAATTCACATTTTCTATGGTTTTCTAGAGAAAGTTTAAGAATCAAGCcaatatttactttttttcttgatatataAATAGTTTATATGTCCTAGTTTACCATGCCGcatattataaaaatcaatcaagcaaaagtaggattattaataataataattttaaaaatgttcaaCATATGTAAATAGACCTTGATTACAATATCCCTTTCTCaataattacattatttttagttaacatACAACTTTATTTGATTCAAACAAGATCCTTACCTTTTCTTTCTTATGTAGAGAAACTAATACCAAATTCCAAGGAGTATTTGACCCATGAAGGACACTGTTTAAGGCCAGTCCCTAAGGTTAGCTTGAGGAGAACTTTCCCTTTACTAGTCATAGGAGAAGAGATATAATAGTCCATGAATGTTTGTTCCTCACCTTCTTGTAATATAGTTTAGGAAGTGAATGCACTTCTACTTCCATATATGTGCCACATAGTCCCGCCTTGTCCTTTACATTGACCTAGTCCTTTACATTGGTGACCATGATGTCCAGGGGATTTCATTATATACAACTGAGTTGAGACTAATGTGGATAATAGTTTCCTTATATCTTATAAAGAAAATTGTTGGGAAATTGCATTAAAGGAATTTGTAGGAAAAGTACATGTGTAAAGAGTGAATATACCAATTCCACATAAGAAAGGAATGAGAACATAATCCCCATGAGCTATATCACATAGGTGATGTGGGATTGAAATATGCACTCTCATTCCCTTGTGAGGCTTAGAAAGTGGAGTCCAATATATACCACATAAGATTCTCATTCCTTTCCACTGTGGGATTGGAATATGTACTACTCTTCACACATGCACTTTTCCAACACATCGAACCTTtggatgctaaaaaaaaaaaaaaaaaaaaattcaatcttccCTATCCCCATTATTGTAAAGGGAACTCAAAACTTACTAACATTGGATGCTTAAAACCTACAAATATTAGATGCTGACTTTTGGACTGGTGAAAACTTTCAGCCCCCATTGTTGTAAGAAATCATATCCCCTGTCATCTTCTAAAACTGCAGCTAGGTTACTTATTTTTGTTCTAGCTTGAGAGAGTCTCTAGCACTGTCCCCATTAATGGTGGAACTTCCTTGTAAATGAAGGAACTGCAGGATCTTTGACTCATTCATGCTTCTTAAATTCACAGGATAAATTCTCTGTAAACATATCCTTTGGTGCTCTTTCCCCTTCTGACTGATGGCCTTTGGAAGCCACTAAGAATAAAAAGGATAAATTGGAGGTGGATCttatatgaaatgatttttaacATTTAGTGCTGAAAAAGTATTCAATATGGGTGGCCATCAATTAGGTGATCCtgatacaaaggaaaatattataaCTGAACATTCATATATCACATAAGAATAAAAGAAGACTGAAAAAGTCCAAAGTTGAGAAGTGATTAGTAACAAACCTTGTTGGAGAggtttttatctttccaaatcAGAAAACTCTCCAAGAGCCagtgaaataaaaaccaaaaaccataaaatacaaCACATTGAAGAATGGTCCTAAATAAAGCACACAAAACCCACTTGGTTATTGCTGTCAACACATCATCTTACTGTATGGATTCTATGTTCTTGCTCAGCTCTTCCAGCTTCTTCATCCTCAGTCTTTCACTTTCACTCACCAGCTGATCAGTGGTTCATCAAaagggggaaaagaaaaagagaaaaataaaaataaaaataaaaatgagaagagcatgtaaaaatacaaatgaaattggaaTCAAAGTAGAATGCTTTACCTCCATTAATTTGGTGACTAGTTGagctttttctttgtttttctcattGAAAGCCTCAAGAGCTTCTTTGTATTCTTTCTCCTGTTACCAATAAACTCCTTAGAAATTCTTAGTATGCATATGAATTGTGAAATCTCCAAGGTTCAGGAGTTCTTCACTGAGGAAGTAAAATCATTGCATCATGTTCTACATAGCATTTAAAGGCGAAATTGGTTGTATTACAATTGACTAATTACAGTAGTCAACCCCTGTCTGATGAATATCCTAATAATCTGACATTCAAGAACTATAAAAGCATTATGGCCTAGTGGGAAATGCTATGGAAAACACAATGCAATGGTTCATTTCCACAGGAAAATCATGAAACTTTTAATCAATAGTATCATAATCAAGCAGCAAAAGACAATCATAATGATTCACCTTCTTCTGGCAACCCTGTCCCAGCGGCCTTAATTCTCGGTTAACTGCATCAATCCTTTTACGTATGATGgcaacttccttcctcattggATCACTGAGAGCTTCAAGCTCCTAATagattttggttttgattttaagtGAAGCAAGCAAATATCTCATCATTAACAAGTTAAACATGATAGTTAGACACAAAAACACAATGACTTATGATTGAAATGGACAGATAGATTAATTCATATATGAAAGTGATAATTAGGACCTTGAATATAGAACTATTGCAgatgaagagaaaagaaaaccagTTACACTGCAATTGGTTTTACTTTCTTTAATTGCATGAAGAGGGAACAGAACTCTGCAGTTAGCTTACCAGTCCCAAATAATTATGAAAGcataagttttcttttcttttcttttcttttctttcccatGTTACCTCTGGAATCAAATAGAGGGGAGAAtcataaattctttaaaattaaactaaaacatAGATATATGCCAGTGGTGTTGTTTTCCCAATTCCAAACTGATTAACCTACTTCATCTACACCTACTAAAATCGGTTTGAATTGATGTAAGCTTTTTCAAGTAGAAGATAGCATGATCTTATGGCTAAGCCTATCAACTTACCTCTCGAATCTCTGCCAAGCGTTTAGTTTCTTCTTCAACACGACCCAGCTGAGCCTGAACCCTCTCTCTGACCTCCATCTTCTTCCTTTCGATCTCTTCTTCCTTCGCCCGAAAAGCAGACAAAGCTGATCTTGACATCTCCTCATCCTTGTCATCGGTTAATGGGCTACCGTTGTAGCTGATGACTCCAGAGTTCTTTACTTTCTGCATCTGTGACTGTTGCTGCTCCACTA
Proteins encoded in this region:
- the LOC100243168 gene encoding uncharacterized protein LOC100243168 isoform X2, whose protein sequence is MTTQRQIVEQQQSQMQKVKNSGVISYNGSPLTDDKDEEMSRSALSAFRAKEEEIERKKMEVRERVQAQLGRVEEETKRLAEIREELEALSDPMRKEVAIIRKRIDAVNRELRPLGQGCQKKEKEYKEALEAFNEKNKEKAQLVTKLMELVSESERLRMKKLEELSKNIESIQ
- the LOC100243168 gene encoding uncharacterized protein LOC100243168 isoform X1, with protein sequence MTTQRQIVEQQQSQMQKVKNSGVISYNGSPLTDDKDEEMSRSALSAFRAKEEEIERKKMEVRERVQAQLGRVEEETKRLAEIREELEALSDPMRKEVAIIRKRIDAVNRELRPLGQGCQKKEKEYKEALEAFNEKNKEKAQLVTKLMEVKHSTLIPISFVFLHALLIFIFIFIFLFFFSPF